A window of Candidatus Kinetoplastibacterium crithidii (ex Angomonas deanei ATCC 30255) contains these coding sequences:
- the rpsL gene encoding 30S ribosomal protein S12 has protein sequence MPTISQLIRKPREVGVLKSKSPALENCPQRRGVCTRVYTTTPKKPNSAMRKVAKVRLTNGYEVISYIGGEGHNLQEHSVVLVRGGRVKDLPGVRYHIVRGSLDLQGVKNRKQARSKYGSKRAKKA, from the coding sequence ATGCCTACTATTAGTCAGCTTATAAGGAAGCCACGAGAAGTCGGTGTTCTTAAGAGCAAAAGTCCGGCTTTAGAAAACTGTCCACAACGTCGTGGTGTTTGTACTCGTGTTTATACTACAACACCTAAAAAACCTAATTCTGCTATGCGAAAGGTAGCTAAGGTTAGATTAACTAATGGATATGAAGTAATTTCGTATATTGGTGGAGAGGGTCATAATTTACAGGAGCACTCTGTTGTTTTAGTAAGAGGTGGTCGTGTTAAAGACTTGCCTGGTGTGCGTTATCATATAGTCAGGGGTTCTCTTGATTTGCAAGGTGTTAAAAATCGCAAACAAGCCCGTTCAAAATATGGTTCGAAACGCGCTAAGAAAGCATAG
- the fusA gene encoding elongation factor G, with protein sequence MARKTIIECYRNIGISAHIDAGKTTTTERILFYTGVNHKIGEVHDGAATMDWMEQEQERGITITSAATTAFWKGMANNYPEHRINIIDTPGHVDFTIEVERSMRVLDGACMVYCAVGGVQPQSETVWRQANKYKVPRLAFVNKMDRTGANFFKVYDQLKTRLKANPVPIVIPIGAEDQFLGVIDLVKMESIIWDEKSQGIKFDYVPIPDNLKEQANKWRENLLEVAAESSEELMDKYLETGTLSESEINMAIRKRTIACEIQPMLCGSAFKNKGVQRMLDSVIDYLPSPVDIPPVAGLDDNGNEIYRKSNDQEKMSALAFKLMSDPFVGQLTFIRVYSGVLKSGDTVFNPIKGRKERIGRLLQMHANNREEIKEVLSGDIAAVVGLKDVTTGETLCDTDSHISLERMIFPEPVISQAVEPKSKADQEKMGLALSRLAQEDPSFRVRSDEESGQTIISGMGELHLEILVDRMKREFGVEANVGKPQVAYRETIRKVCDQAEGKFIKQSGGRGQYGHVVLKVEPLPPGSGYKFIDAIKGGVVPREYIPAVDKGIQETIPSGVLAGYPVVDVQVTLFFGSYHDVDSNENAFKMAGSIAFKEGLRKASPVILEPMMSVEVETPEEYAGTVMGDLSSRRGMVQGMDDIIGGGKIIKSEVPLAEMFGYATNLRSLTQGRATYTMEFKHYSEAPKNVVDEVIAARTK encoded by the coding sequence ATGGCTCGTAAGACAATTATAGAATGTTATAGGAATATAGGCATATCTGCCCATATAGATGCAGGTAAAACTACGACTACAGAACGTATTTTATTTTATACAGGTGTTAATCATAAAATAGGTGAGGTCCATGATGGAGCTGCCACTATGGACTGGATGGAGCAAGAGCAAGAAAGAGGTATTACTATTACTTCAGCTGCTACAACCGCTTTTTGGAAAGGTATGGCTAACAATTATCCTGAGCATAGGATAAATATTATTGATACTCCTGGTCACGTTGATTTTACTATAGAAGTTGAGAGGTCAATGAGGGTTTTGGATGGTGCCTGCATGGTTTATTGTGCTGTTGGAGGTGTTCAGCCACAATCTGAAACAGTATGGAGGCAAGCTAATAAATACAAAGTGCCTAGACTAGCTTTTGTAAATAAGATGGATCGTACTGGAGCAAATTTTTTTAAAGTTTATGATCAATTAAAAACTAGATTAAAAGCAAATCCTGTGCCTATAGTGATACCAATAGGGGCTGAAGATCAGTTTTTAGGTGTTATTGATTTAGTAAAAATGGAATCAATTATTTGGGATGAGAAAAGTCAAGGCATAAAGTTCGATTATGTTCCTATTCCAGATAATTTAAAAGAACAGGCAAATAAATGGCGAGAAAATTTGCTTGAAGTTGCGGCTGAATCATCAGAAGAATTAATGGACAAGTATCTTGAGACTGGAACATTAAGTGAGTCTGAAATAAATATGGCTATTCGTAAAAGAACTATTGCATGTGAAATACAACCTATGCTTTGTGGTAGTGCTTTTAAAAATAAAGGTGTTCAACGGATGCTGGATTCTGTAATAGATTATTTGCCTTCACCTGTAGATATTCCTCCTGTAGCTGGTCTTGATGATAACGGTAATGAAATTTATCGTAAGTCTAATGATCAAGAAAAAATGTCTGCTTTAGCTTTTAAATTGATGAGTGATCCTTTTGTTGGACAGTTAACCTTTATTAGAGTTTATTCAGGAGTTTTAAAATCTGGTGATACAGTTTTTAATCCTATTAAAGGTAGGAAAGAGCGTATAGGTCGATTATTACAAATGCATGCTAATAATCGGGAAGAAATAAAAGAAGTTTTATCAGGTGATATTGCTGCAGTGGTTGGGCTTAAGGATGTTACTACTGGTGAAACTTTATGTGATACAGATAGTCATATTAGTTTAGAAAGAATGATTTTTCCAGAGCCTGTTATATCTCAAGCTGTAGAACCTAAGTCTAAAGCAGATCAAGAGAAAATGGGTCTTGCTTTATCTCGTTTGGCTCAAGAGGATCCTTCTTTCAGAGTTCGTAGTGATGAGGAATCAGGTCAAACTATTATTTCTGGTATGGGGGAATTACATCTAGAAATATTAGTAGATAGGATGAAGAGAGAGTTTGGGGTTGAAGCTAATGTTGGTAAGCCTCAAGTCGCTTATAGAGAGACAATCAGAAAAGTTTGCGATCAAGCTGAAGGTAAATTTATTAAACAGTCTGGTGGTCGTGGGCAATATGGTCACGTAGTTCTTAAGGTAGAGCCTTTGCCTCCAGGTAGTGGTTATAAGTTTATAGATGCTATTAAGGGAGGGGTAGTACCAAGAGAGTATATTCCAGCAGTTGATAAAGGTATTCAAGAAACAATTCCATCAGGAGTGCTTGCTGGATATCCTGTAGTTGATGTTCAGGTTACATTGTTTTTTGGGTCATATCATGATGTTGACTCTAATGAAAATGCTTTTAAAATGGCTGGTTCAATAGCTTTTAAAGAAGGTTTAAGAAAAGCAAGTCCTGTAATTTTAGAGCCTATGATGTCTGTCGAAGTAGAGACTCCAGAAGAGTATGCTGGTACTGTAATGGGTGATTTGTCATCACGTAGAGGTATGGTACAAGGCATGGATGATATTATTGGTGGTGGTAAAATAATAAAGTCAGAGGTTCCTTTGGCTGAAATGTTTGGTTATGCTACTAATCTTCGTTCTTTGACACAAGGGCGAGCTACATATACTATGGAGTTTAAGCATTATTCTGAAGCTCCAAAGAATGTTGTAGATGAAGTAATAGCAGCTCGGACTAAATAA
- the rpsJ gene encoding 30S ribosomal protein S10: MKNQKIRIRLKAFDYKLIDQSAAEIVDTAKRTGAVVRGPVPLPSRIRRYDLLRSPHVNKTSRDQFEIRTHQRLMDIVDPTDKTVDALMRLDLPAGVDVEIALQ, encoded by the coding sequence ATGAAAAACCAAAAGATTCGCATTCGTTTGAAAGCTTTTGATTATAAACTAATAGATCAGTCTGCTGCAGAAATAGTTGATACAGCAAAGAGGACTGGGGCTGTTGTTAGAGGTCCAGTACCTCTACCTAGTCGTATTCGACGTTATGATTTATTGCGTTCTCCTCATGTTAATAAGACATCACGAGATCAGTTTGAAATTCGTACTCATCAAAGATTGATGGATATAGTTGATCCTACTGATAAAACTGTTGATGCTTTAATGAGGCTTGATTTACCTGCAGGTGTTGATGTAGAAATTGCTTTGCAGTAG
- the rpsG gene encoding 30S ribosomal protein S7 — protein sequence MSRRREIPKREILPDPKFGSVELAKFMNVVMLDGKKAVAERIVYGALSHVGHKTKKDPLEIFNLAINNIKPIVEVKSRRVGGANYQVPVEVRPVRRLALSMRWLREAAKKRSEKSMDLRLAGELIDASENRGAAMKKREDTHKMAEANKAFSHFRW from the coding sequence ATGTCACGTCGTCGTGAAATACCTAAGCGTGAGATACTACCAGATCCTAAGTTTGGTAGTGTTGAATTAGCAAAATTTATGAATGTTGTAATGCTAGATGGGAAAAAAGCTGTTGCAGAAAGAATTGTATATGGAGCTCTTTCTCATGTTGGTCATAAAACAAAAAAAGATCCTTTAGAGATATTTAATCTAGCTATAAATAATATAAAACCTATCGTTGAAGTGAAAAGTCGACGTGTAGGTGGAGCCAATTATCAAGTTCCTGTTGAAGTCAGACCTGTCAGACGTTTGGCTTTGTCAATGAGATGGCTCAGAGAAGCTGCTAAGAAACGTAGTGAGAAATCTATGGATTTGCGCTTAGCTGGAGAATTAATTGATGCTTCAGAAAATCGTGGCGCAGCCATGAAGAAAAGGGAAGATACTCATAAAATGGCTGAAGCTAATAAAGCTTTTAGTCATTTTCGTTGGTAA
- the rpoC gene encoding DNA-directed RNA polymerase subunit beta', which yields MKALLDLFKQVSQDEQFDAIKVSVASPEKIRSWSYGEVRKPETINYRTFKPERDGLFCSRIFGPIKDYECLCGKYKRLKHRGVICEKCGVEVTSAKVRRERMGHVELASPVAHIWFLKSLPSRLGMVLDMTLRDIERVLYFEAWCVIDPGMTPLKRGQIMSDDDFYAKNEEYGDEFKALMGAEAIRELLHNIDLEQEIHVLRDELKVSSSESKIKKISKRLKVLEGFQRSNLKPEWMILEVLPVLPPDLRPLVPLDGGRFATSDLNDLYRRVINRNNRLKRLIELKAPEIILRNEKRMLQESVDSLLDNGRRGKAMTGANKRQLKSLADMIKGKGGRFRQNLLGKRVDYSGRSVIVVGPQLKLHQCGIPKLMALELFKPFVFNKLESMGFASTIKAAKKMVESQDPVVWDLLEEVIREHPVMLNRAPTLHRLGIQAFEPVLIGGKAIQLHPLVCAAFNADFDGDQMAVHVPLSLEAQLEARTLMLSSNNILFPANGEPSIVPSQDIVLGLYYATRERINGKGEGMFFSSVSEVQRAYDIGEVELQSRVTVRITEYERDNDNTWMPVYKRYETTVGRSILSEILPKGLSFSVLNKTLKKKEISRLINNSFRRCGLHDTVIFVDNLMQSGFLLATKAGISIAMEDMLIPAAKSNILSDANKEVKEIDKQYSSGLVTSQERYNNVVDIWGKASDRVGKAMMEFLATEPVSNRHGEEVRQESFNSIYMMADSGARGSVAQIRQLAGMRGLMAKPDGSIIETPISANFREGLNVLQYFISTHGARKGLADTALKTANSGYLTRRLVDVTQDLVITEYDCGTSHGYNMKAIMEGGEVIEPLRDRVLGRVIINDIVDPDTRETVIHSGSLLDEDLVEKIDLIGVDEVKVRTPLTCESRRGLCVCCYGRDLGRGEAVNIGEAVGVVAAQSIGEPGTQLTMRTFHIGGAASRSVMASVVETKSKGTVGFMSTMRYVTNPKGERVVISRSGELAVFDDNSRERERHKIPYGAILLVGDGDAVNAGVLLASWDPLTRPIVSEYAGRVSFENIEEGVTVAKQVDDVTGLSTLVVITPKIRGNKIAMRPQIRLVNESGEGVKIAGTDVVSSITFPVGALITVRDGQQVLVGEVLARIPQESQKTRDITGGLPRVAELFEARSPRGAGMLAELTGTVSFGKDTKGKQRLVITDLDGVSNEFLVAKEKQILVHDGQVVNKGETIVDGPADPHDILRLQGIESLAAYIINEVQDVYRLQGVKINDKHIEVIVRQMLRRVNVINPGDTSFVPGEQVERADLLNDNDRVTSQNGIPATYENVLLGITKASLSTDSFISAASFQETTRVLTEAAIMGKKDDLRGLKENVIVGRLIPAGTGLSYHKARKAKIAAMEAEKLNISESRPSIFENS from the coding sequence ATGAAGGCGCTACTTGACCTTTTTAAACAGGTTTCACAAGATGAGCAGTTTGATGCTATTAAAGTTAGTGTCGCTTCTCCAGAGAAAATTCGTTCGTGGTCTTATGGTGAAGTACGTAAACCAGAAACTATTAACTATAGAACTTTTAAGCCTGAAAGAGATGGCTTGTTTTGTTCTAGAATATTTGGTCCAATTAAGGATTATGAGTGTTTATGTGGTAAATATAAACGTCTTAAACATCGTGGCGTTATTTGTGAAAAATGTGGTGTTGAGGTAACTTCTGCAAAAGTCAGAAGAGAAAGGATGGGGCATGTTGAACTTGCTAGTCCTGTTGCTCATATATGGTTCTTAAAAAGTTTGCCTTCTAGGTTAGGGATGGTTTTAGATATGACCTTGAGAGATATAGAAAGAGTTCTATATTTCGAAGCTTGGTGTGTCATAGATCCTGGAATGACACCTTTGAAACGTGGTCAGATTATGTCTGACGATGATTTTTATGCAAAGAATGAAGAGTATGGAGATGAGTTTAAGGCTCTTATGGGTGCTGAAGCTATAAGAGAGTTATTGCATAATATAGACCTTGAACAAGAAATTCATGTTTTGAGAGATGAGTTAAAAGTTTCTTCTTCAGAGTCAAAAATCAAAAAAATCTCAAAACGTTTAAAAGTTCTTGAAGGCTTTCAAAGGTCTAACTTGAAGCCTGAATGGATGATTTTAGAAGTTCTTCCGGTATTGCCTCCTGATTTAAGGCCTCTTGTTCCATTGGATGGTGGCAGGTTTGCAACTTCTGATCTAAATGACTTATATCGTAGAGTTATCAATCGTAACAATAGGTTGAAAAGACTCATAGAATTAAAAGCTCCTGAGATTATTCTAAGAAATGAAAAAAGGATGCTTCAAGAGTCTGTGGATTCCTTGTTGGATAATGGTCGAAGAGGTAAGGCTATGACTGGTGCTAATAAGCGTCAGTTAAAATCTTTAGCTGATATGATTAAAGGCAAGGGTGGTAGATTCCGTCAAAATCTTTTGGGTAAACGTGTAGATTATTCTGGTAGATCGGTAATTGTTGTAGGACCTCAATTAAAATTACATCAGTGTGGTATACCAAAGCTAATGGCATTAGAATTATTTAAGCCATTTGTTTTTAATAAGTTAGAATCCATGGGTTTTGCTAGCACTATTAAGGCAGCAAAAAAGATGGTTGAGAGTCAAGATCCAGTTGTATGGGATTTATTGGAAGAGGTGATAAGAGAGCATCCAGTTATGCTGAATAGAGCTCCTACTTTGCATCGTTTGGGTATTCAAGCTTTTGAGCCAGTATTAATTGGTGGTAAGGCCATACAGTTACATCCTCTTGTTTGTGCTGCTTTTAATGCTGACTTTGATGGAGATCAAATGGCTGTCCATGTACCTCTATCATTGGAGGCTCAGTTAGAAGCAAGAACATTGATGTTGTCTTCGAATAATATTTTATTCCCTGCAAATGGTGAGCCATCAATAGTCCCATCGCAAGATATAGTGTTAGGATTATATTACGCTACTAGAGAACGTATTAATGGTAAGGGAGAAGGCATGTTTTTCTCTTCTGTTTCTGAAGTTCAAAGGGCTTATGATATAGGAGAAGTAGAATTACAAAGTCGTGTGACTGTTCGTATTACTGAGTATGAACGCGATAATGATAATACATGGATGCCAGTTTATAAACGTTATGAAACTACAGTTGGTAGGTCTATATTGTCTGAAATCTTGCCTAAAGGTCTATCTTTCTCTGTTTTGAATAAAACTTTAAAGAAAAAAGAAATCTCTAGACTAATTAATAATTCTTTTAGACGTTGTGGTTTGCATGATACTGTTATCTTTGTTGATAATTTGATGCAATCAGGTTTTCTTCTTGCTACTAAAGCCGGTATTTCTATTGCTATGGAAGATATGTTGATTCCTGCAGCAAAGTCAAATATTTTGTCAGATGCTAATAAGGAAGTTAAAGAAATAGATAAACAATACTCTTCTGGATTGGTGACTTCTCAAGAAAGATACAATAATGTTGTAGATATTTGGGGTAAAGCAAGTGATAGAGTTGGCAAAGCAATGATGGAATTTTTAGCTACTGAGCCTGTTTCAAACAGGCATGGTGAGGAAGTTCGTCAGGAATCTTTTAATTCTATTTATATGATGGCAGATTCGGGTGCTCGTGGTTCTGTAGCCCAAATTAGACAGTTGGCCGGTATGCGTGGCTTAATGGCAAAACCTGATGGTTCTATTATTGAAACTCCAATTAGTGCAAATTTTAGAGAAGGTTTGAACGTTCTGCAATATTTTATTTCTACTCATGGTGCTCGTAAGGGTCTAGCTGATACTGCCCTTAAAACAGCAAATTCTGGATATTTAACCAGAAGATTAGTAGATGTAACACAAGATCTAGTTATTACAGAATATGATTGCGGCACATCTCATGGTTACAACATGAAGGCTATCATGGAAGGAGGGGAAGTTATAGAACCTCTAAGAGATAGAGTGCTGGGTCGTGTAATTATTAATGATATAGTAGATCCTGATACTAGAGAAACAGTTATACATTCTGGTTCTTTATTAGATGAGGATCTAGTAGAAAAAATAGATTTAATAGGTGTTGATGAAGTAAAAGTTCGTACCCCTCTTACATGTGAAAGTAGAAGAGGTTTATGTGTTTGTTGTTATGGTAGGGATTTAGGTAGAGGAGAGGCTGTTAATATAGGTGAAGCTGTTGGTGTTGTTGCAGCGCAGTCTATAGGTGAACCTGGTACTCAGCTTACTATGAGAACTTTCCATATAGGAGGTGCGGCATCACGTTCTGTTATGGCCAGTGTAGTTGAAACAAAATCTAAAGGTACTGTTGGTTTCATGAGTACTATGAGATATGTTACGAATCCCAAGGGAGAGAGAGTAGTTATTTCAAGGTCGGGAGAGCTAGCTGTTTTCGATGATAATTCGAGAGAGCGTGAAAGACATAAGATACCTTATGGTGCTATTTTGTTGGTTGGTGATGGAGATGCTGTAAATGCTGGTGTTCTTCTTGCTTCTTGGGATCCATTGACTAGACCTATTGTATCTGAGTATGCAGGTAGAGTAAGTTTTGAAAATATTGAGGAAGGGGTTACTGTTGCCAAACAGGTTGATGATGTTACTGGATTGTCCACATTGGTCGTTATTACACCTAAAATAAGGGGTAATAAAATAGCTATGAGGCCACAAATTAGATTAGTTAATGAATCTGGTGAAGGTGTTAAGATAGCAGGTACTGATGTTGTTAGCAGTATTACTTTTCCAGTAGGGGCTTTGATTACAGTTCGTGATGGTCAACAAGTTTTGGTTGGTGAGGTTTTAGCAAGAATTCCTCAGGAATCTCAAAAAACTCGTGATATTACAGGTGGTCTTCCTAGGGTTGCTGAATTATTTGAAGCTCGTTCTCCAAGGGGTGCTGGCATGTTGGCTGAATTGACAGGTACTGTTTCTTTTGGAAAGGATACTAAGGGTAAACAAAGATTAGTTATTACTGATCTAGATGGAGTTAGCAACGAATTCCTTGTTGCAAAAGAGAAACAAATTTTAGTACATGATGGCCAGGTTGTTAATAAAGGAGAAACTATAGTAGATGGGCCAGCGGATCCTCATGATATATTGCGTTTGCAAGGAATCGAAAGTTTAGCTGCTTATATAATTAATGAAGTTCAGGATGTTTATCGTTTGCAAGGGGTTAAAATCAATGATAAGCATATTGAAGTTATAGTTCGTCAGATGTTGCGTAGAGTTAATGTTATTAACCCTGGTGATACAAGTTTTGTGCCTGGTGAGCAAGTAGAAAGAGCAGACTTATTAAATGACAATGATCGTGTAACATCACAGAATGGAATACCAGCAACTTATGAAAATGTCTTGCTTGGTATTACTAAAGCTTCGCTTTCGACAGATTCTTTTATATCTGCAGCTTCTTTCCAAGAAACAACTCGTGTTTTAACTGAGGCAGCTATAATGGGTAAAAAAGATGATCTGCGTGGTTTGAAGGAAAATGTGATAGTTGGTCGTTTAATTCCAGCTGGTACTGGTTTGTCATATCATAAAGCTCGTAAAGCTAAAATTGCTGCTATGGAAGCTGAGAAGTTAAATATATCAGAAAGTAGACCTAGTATTTTTGAAAACTCATAA